A stretch of the Rosa rugosa chromosome 5, drRosRugo1.1, whole genome shotgun sequence genome encodes the following:
- the LOC133711021 gene encoding disease resistance RPP13-like protein 4 gives MSLIVGAMVQTLTEHVFTALMNQAEFALDFSGQFEQLKTWLDLTKALLADTESLNHKNNIVKAALFKLREVIYEADDVLTDCLVRDEYRKDGSCSGSLFHDPFFLHRTGKKLKDINLRMKEIEQTLGKFLRAPDIIHREDAYQGRVMVSQDWNPTEIIGLDSDVEKIKGWLLDTSKVLSHVGIVGMGGLGKTTIAQKIFHDLEVVDHFHKLIWVCVSQSFNADRIMRSILEGLGENVSRAGVTQILSRIQKVLKDQSCLIVMDDVWNQTDVDWWTNLCSVIPKQSSCIIVTTRNEEAVIGMGVESSRIHRPKTLNDEESWRLFSKFAFPTSKGLCPEDKLEKLGKELLKKCGGLPLAIKTIGSLLASKVASPSQWRRILESFHALTTEGRTSSVMASLRLSYDELPPGLKQCLLCFSIYPEDYEIRADQLIHWWIGEGLVQSKGSRTALEVGYEYLAELISRCLVEIVQQRGFDGRVYKCKIHDMVRELIIMIAEEEELCGFDEQGRQKLTAKTRWLCFIDEMEEKSLKRSSKLRALLMMSSRRFDFERNSLRSLRMLDLSNCTVDEHYVKDLFSWISSLKRLASLNLSGIQALKEVPSSIHNLLNLQLLLLTGCSNLEKIHPSITNLKKLIILDIGGCPIQYLPQGVGRLSYLQEFSGFKAVSQPRMPCFRLLEIRDLINLRVLRIHVSSTTVIADNELDVLSQLRRLNVLAIDAEDCRNNNVLEMLERLTPPPSLQELYLRNYRKETLPSWVNPGQLSRLQYLCIENGDLVKLSSGQTTWNLEGLCLKYLMRLEVDWKDLEKDMPVLHYMEISHCYDLKDFPCSVMEPGVWRKN, from the coding sequence ATGTCGTTAATAGTGGGGGCTATGGTCCAGACTCTAACGGAGCATGTGTTCACAGCTCTAATGAACCAGGCTGAATTTGCACTTGACTTCAGCGGCCAGTTTGAGCAGTTGAAGACATGGCTTGATCTCACCAAGGCCTTACTTGCAGACACGGAGAGTCTCAACCACAAGAACAACATTGTCAAGGCAGCATTATTTAAGCTGAGAGAAGTCATCTACGAAGCTGACGATGTACTCACTGATTGCTTGGTTAGAGATGAATACAGAAAGGATGGATCTTGTTCCGGCTCCTTGTTTCACGATCCATTCTTCCTGCATCGTACTGGAAAGAAATTGAAAGACATTAATTTGCGTATGAAGGAGATAGAGCAGACCTTGGGCAAGTTTTTGAGGGCTCCTGATATCATCCATAGAGAAGATGCATAccaaggtagggtgatggtttCACAGGACTGGAATCCAACTGAGATAATTGGGTTGGATAGCGATGTGGAGAAGATTAAAGGTTGGCTTTTGGACACTAGCAAGGTACTTTCCCACGTAGGCATTGTGGGAATGGGAGGCTTGGGGAAAACCACCATTGCTCAAAAGATATTTCATGATCTAGAAGTAGTAGACCACTTTCACAAGCTGATATGGGTGTGTGTTTCGCAATCATTCAATGCTGATCGGATTATGAGGAGCATCCTAGAAGGTCTAGGAGAAAATGTCTCCAGAGCTGGTGTTACTCAGATTTTGAGCAGAATTCAGAAAGTACTTAAAGATCAGAGCTGTCTGATTGTCATGGATGATGTGTGGAATCAAACAGATGTTGATTGGTGGACCAACCTCTGCTCTGTTATACCCAAGCAAAGCAGCTGCATCATCGTTACAACTAGAAATGAAGAAGCTGTAATTGGTATGGGAGTTGAAAGCTCACGAATCCACCGTCCCAAGACTCTTAATGATGAGGAAAGCTGGCGCTTGTTCTCCAAGTTTGCATTTCCTACAAGCAAGGGATTGTGCCCGGAGGACAAGCTTGAGAAATTAGGAAAAGAACTCTTGAAGAAGTGTGGTGGACTCCCACTCGCAATCAAGACTATAGGATCCTTGTTGGCATCAAAGGTCGCCTCCCCTTCTCAGTGGAGACGAATTCTGGAGAGCTTTCATGCTTTGACAACCGAGGGAAGAACTAGCTCAGTTATGGCCTCTTTGCGACTGAGCTATGATGAGCTCCCGCCTGGTCTGAAGCAATGCCTGCTTTGTTTCTCCATCTATCCTGAAGACTATGAGATACGTGCTGATCAGTTAATCCACTGGTGGATTGGAGAAGGCCTCGTGCAAAGCAAGGGCTCAAGAACAGCACTAGAAGTGGGATATGAGTATCTCGCGGAACTGATAAGCAGATGCTTGGTTGAGATTGTGCAGCAGAGAGGATTTGATGGGAGAGTCTACAAGTGCAAGATACATGATATGGTGCGGGAACTGATAATAATGATTGCAGAGGAGGAGGAATTATGCGGCTTTGACGAACAAGGCAGACAGAAATTGACAGCAAAGACTAGGTGGTTATGCTTTATTGATGAAATGGAGGAGAAGTCTTTGAAACGTAGTTCAAAGCTCAGGGCATTGTTGATGATGTCAAGCCGCAGATTTGACTTTGAAAGGAATTCTCTGCGATCCCTCAGAATGTTGGATTTATCAAACTGCACTGTGGATGAGCATTATGTGAAGGATCTCTTCAGCTGGATCAGCTCCCTTAAGCGCTTGGCATCTTTGAACTTAAGTGGTATTCAGGCTCTGAAAGAAGTGCCATCTTCAATTCATAATCTCCTCAacctccaacttttacttctaacaGGTTGCAGCAATCTAGAAAAAATACACCCTTCCATCACTAATTTGAAGAAGCTGATTATTTTGGACATAGGCGGGTGTCCCATCCAATACTTACCTCAGGGAGTGGGAAGGCTTTCTTATCTTCAAGAGTTCTCCGGATTCAAGGCTGTGAGTCAGCCTAGAATGCCATGTTTCCGGCTTCTTGAGATTAGGGACCTGATCAACCTGAGAGTACTGCGAATACATGTAAGCAGTACCACAGTTATCGCAGACAATGAACTTGATGTCCTCTCTCAGCTTAGAAGGCTCAATGTTCTGGCTATCGATGCAGAAGATTGTAGAAATAACAATGTTTTGGAAATGCTAGAAAGGCTGACCCCTCCTCCAAGCCTCCAAGAGCTGTATCTTAGGAATTACAGGAAGGAAACTCTGCCTAGCTGGGTTAATCCCGGACAGCTTTCAAGATTGCAGTATCTTTGCATCGAGAATGGAGACCTTGTCAAGCTAAGTAGTGGTCAAACCACCTGGAACCTTGAAGGCCTGTGTCTCAAGTACTTGATGAGGCTAGAGGTAGACTGGAAGGACTTGGAGAAGGATATGCCTGTACTCCACTACATGGAGATCAGTCATTGTTACGACTTGAAGGATTTCCCATGTTCTGTTATGGAACCTGGGGTCTGGAGAAAGAATTAA